From Lysinibacillus sp. SGAir0095, the proteins below share one genomic window:
- a CDS encoding carbohydrate binding domain-containing protein, which yields MKKIIALLGTIVLFFNLHSLAFAAEETPTIPYFGIGATVQEKLEGEYVVKTEGRKEQEGFVYTPPKSFSKENIKFQITIKGKGTVLLKLEETSARGQYLKEKTMEVELTEDWATYEMTYTLESPSSQIDASVITKSKENTEFTFKNLQIIEE from the coding sequence ATGAAAAAAATAATCGCTCTATTGGGAACAATTGTGCTTTTCTTTAATCTACATTCTCTTGCTTTTGCAGCAGAAGAAACACCGACGATTCCGTACTTTGGAATTGGGGCTACCGTCCAAGAAAAACTTGAAGGGGAGTATGTTGTTAAAACAGAAGGACGAAAGGAGCAGGAGGGATTTGTCTACACACCTCCAAAAAGCTTTAGTAAAGAAAATATTAAATTTCAGATTACCATAAAAGGTAAAGGGACGGTATTACTTAAGCTAGAGGAAACAAGCGCAAGAGGCCAATATTTAAAAGAAAAAACAATGGAAGTTGAGCTAACAGAAGATTGGGCTACCTACGAAATGACCTATACATTAGAAAGTCCATCTTCTCAAATCGATGCATCCGTCATTACAAAATCAAAAGAAAACACCGAATTCACATTTAAAAACCTTCAAATCATTGAAGAATAA
- the rlmD gene encoding 23S rRNA (uracil(1939)-C(5))-methyltransferase RlmD, whose product MTITTGESLVVDISKLDEKGSGRAIIWRENELGNKKKLRLTIPQALPGEKVRVTVDKPERRRRKALLDEIIETNPERIAPPCTHFELCGGCVWQHWDYQGQLNHKTNHVKEAIESQGFDPNLVKETIGMENQWHYRNKMEFTFAADGSLGLHEQGNFRKIISLESCLIAGKEMVEAAMEVADWVKVHQLPGYNKDAHEGLLRHLMVRQSFATGEIMLALFATESPEEHLKVAVDDLINRITNKFPQVKSLMWLENTQWADRTQSEKSHTLAGRDFIYDEMDGYRFRLWFDTFFQTNPVQAQKLVDLAIEMGQPKKTEKMIDLFCGVGTFSLPFASRVGELAGIEIVESSIESAKRNAADNGIDNTYFLAKDARNGIDEVLETFGTPDLLLLDPPRSGAGGKVMRKIGRSKPERIVYVSCNPDTFATDIKELEQFGYVLKVVQPVDLFPHTVHVECVAELTLEEA is encoded by the coding sequence TTGACAATAACAACAGGAGAATCATTAGTAGTAGATATTAGTAAATTAGACGAAAAAGGTTCTGGTCGTGCGATCATTTGGCGTGAGAATGAATTAGGAAACAAGAAAAAGCTACGCCTTACTATACCTCAAGCTTTACCAGGCGAAAAAGTAAGAGTAACGGTTGATAAGCCGGAACGAAGAAGAAGAAAGGCTTTACTGGATGAAATCATTGAAACTAATCCAGAACGAATTGCGCCTCCATGTACGCATTTTGAACTTTGTGGTGGATGTGTATGGCAGCATTGGGACTACCAAGGCCAATTAAACCATAAGACAAATCATGTAAAAGAGGCAATTGAGTCTCAAGGATTCGATCCAAATTTGGTTAAAGAAACGATAGGTATGGAAAATCAGTGGCACTATCGCAACAAAATGGAATTTACATTTGCTGCAGACGGTTCTTTAGGTTTACACGAACAAGGGAATTTCAGAAAAATCATTTCACTTGAATCTTGTTTAATTGCTGGGAAGGAAATGGTAGAAGCAGCTATGGAAGTAGCTGATTGGGTAAAAGTACACCAATTACCGGGTTATAATAAGGATGCTCATGAAGGTCTTTTACGTCATTTAATGGTTAGACAATCCTTTGCTACAGGAGAAATCATGTTGGCGTTATTTGCAACAGAGTCACCAGAAGAACACCTGAAAGTAGCAGTAGATGATTTAATTAATCGAATCACAAATAAGTTCCCACAAGTGAAAAGCTTGATGTGGCTGGAAAATACTCAATGGGCAGACCGTACACAATCAGAAAAAAGTCATACATTAGCTGGACGGGACTTTATCTACGATGAAATGGATGGTTACCGATTCCGCCTTTGGTTTGATACGTTCTTCCAAACAAACCCGGTACAAGCTCAAAAATTAGTTGATTTAGCAATCGAAATGGGCCAACCTAAGAAAACAGAAAAAATGATAGATTTATTCTGTGGTGTTGGTACCTTCTCTTTACCATTTGCAAGTAGAGTGGGAGAACTAGCAGGGATTGAAATCGTAGAATCATCTATTGAATCAGCAAAACGTAACGCAGCAGACAATGGCATTGACAATACTTATTTCTTAGCTAAAGACGCAAGAAATGGAATTGATGAGGTTTTAGAAACTTTCGGTACACCAGACTTATTACTTCTTGATCCACCTCGTTCAGGTGCGGGTGGGAAAGTAATGAGAAAAATCGGCCGTTCAAAACCAGAACGAATCGTATATGTATCATGTAACCCTGATACATTTGCAACAGACATTAAAGAATTAGAACAATTTGGCTATGTCTTAAAAGTTGTACAACCAGTTGATTTATTCCCGCATACTGTCCACGTAGAATGTGTTGCGGAACTAACTTTAGAAGAAGCTTAA
- a CDS encoding response regulator transcription factor yields the protein MKLDCLIVDDEIALAETTCEYFNMFEVKTSFVASAKECERFLEEHEPSLILLDINLGDASGFDLCKKLRQTTQIPILFISARSSDDDVLIALNIGGDDYIQKPYTLSILLAKVKAVLKRYGNGSSNQQEVFEFGQIQINTKLHRVKVKGNDIQLKTMEYKLLTYLAKNKNRIITKDELFQNVWEDSFVGDGTLNVHIRHLREKIEDNPKEPQIIKTVWGTGYVLEDTN from the coding sequence ATGAAATTAGATTGTTTAATAGTTGATGATGAGATTGCTTTAGCTGAAACAACTTGTGAATATTTTAATATGTTTGAAGTCAAAACGTCGTTTGTAGCAAGTGCAAAGGAATGTGAACGTTTCTTGGAGGAACATGAACCTTCCTTGATTCTTCTGGATATTAATCTTGGGGATGCATCTGGATTTGATCTATGTAAAAAATTGCGCCAAACTACTCAGATTCCAATTCTATTTATTAGTGCTCGTTCCAGCGATGACGACGTACTAATTGCTCTTAACATTGGTGGCGACGATTATATACAAAAGCCATATACATTAAGTATTTTATTAGCAAAAGTGAAAGCAGTGCTTAAAAGATATGGCAATGGTTCTAGCAATCAACAAGAAGTGTTCGAGTTTGGACAAATCCAAATTAATACGAAGCTCCATCGAGTGAAAGTAAAAGGTAATGATATCCAGCTAAAAACGATGGAATATAAACTTCTGACTTATCTGGCAAAGAATAAAAATAGAATCATCACTAAAGATGAACTGTTCCAAAATGTATGGGAAGATTCTTTTGTAGGGGATGGAACCCTAAACGTACATATTCGACATTTACGGGAGAAAATTGAAGATAATCCAAAGGAACCGCAAATAATAAAAACTGTATGGGGAACGGGATATGTTTTAGAGGATACCAACTAA
- a CDS encoding HAMP domain-containing sensor histidine kinase, producing the protein MRIKLLIVSVLVVFSAGISFSMIVINNKNSSEMDLVAINDVVKTVEKNWGQVSEEIFQNSGIEQPFSIIDYSEKVIYQSSGNHFINLYEAIKKRDSIIDLKQNNQIVGKIIIHNNEEEIMEQMKSELVKSIGLILGLLMIISILYIVYIYKTLLKPFQQLKSFAVNVARGNLEMPLKMDKNNYFGAFTESFDILREELATARQKEYESNRSKKELVATLSHDIKTPVATIKAVSELMLMQAKDDKVIMQVNTIYTKAEQINLLITDMFHASLEELQQLKLTVSEVASEVLVDMIENVNYDHQIVYDSIPQCIILTDPVRMQQVIDNIISNSYKYAGTKIIINARINQGYLVLVIMDFGAGIYEEELPLVFNKYFRGQNVEGKNGSGLGLYISKYFMENMHGRISCYNRNDGFTVVLNIKLA; encoded by the coding sequence ATGAGAATAAAACTGCTCATTGTCAGTGTTTTGGTAGTTTTCTCTGCTGGAATTTCTTTTTCAATGATTGTTATTAACAATAAAAATAGTTCGGAAATGGATCTTGTAGCCATAAATGATGTGGTTAAAACAGTCGAAAAAAATTGGGGGCAAGTTAGTGAAGAAATATTTCAAAACAGCGGCATAGAACAACCTTTTTCAATTATTGATTACTCAGAAAAAGTGATCTATCAATCATCAGGAAATCATTTTATTAATTTGTATGAAGCCATTAAAAAGAGAGATTCAATAATCGATTTAAAGCAAAATAACCAGATTGTAGGGAAAATTATTATCCATAATAACGAAGAAGAAATAATGGAACAAATGAAAAGTGAATTAGTCAAATCCATAGGTTTGATCTTGGGTCTATTAATGATTATAAGTATTCTTTATATTGTCTATATTTACAAAACGTTATTGAAACCCTTTCAGCAGCTTAAAAGTTTTGCGGTGAATGTTGCTAGAGGTAATCTGGAGATGCCATTAAAAATGGACAAAAACAATTATTTTGGTGCGTTTACGGAAAGTTTTGATATATTGCGTGAAGAACTGGCTACTGCTCGTCAAAAAGAGTATGAATCTAACCGTAGTAAAAAAGAGCTTGTTGCTACATTAAGTCATGATATTAAAACGCCTGTGGCTACAATCAAAGCGGTTAGTGAATTAATGTTGATGCAGGCAAAGGACGATAAGGTGATTATGCAAGTGAATACGATTTATACAAAAGCTGAGCAAATAAATTTACTGATTACGGATATGTTTCATGCCTCTTTAGAAGAACTGCAACAGTTAAAGTTAACAGTATCCGAAGTAGCGAGCGAAGTACTTGTTGATATGATAGAAAATGTAAATTACGATCATCAAATTGTCTATGATTCGATTCCACAATGTATTATACTAACAGATCCCGTCCGAATGCAGCAGGTAATTGACAATATTATCAGCAATTCATATAAATATGCTGGAACAAAGATTATTATTAATGCTCGTATCAATCAGGGATATCTTGTACTCGTCATTATGGACTTTGGAGCAGGAATTTATGAAGAAGAATTACCTCTAGTGTTCAATAAATATTTTCGCGGGCAAAATGTTGAGGGGAAGAATGGATCTGGCCTAGGTTTATATATATCGAAATACTTCATGGAAAATATGCACGGCCGAATTAGCTGTTACAACCGAAATGATGGTTTTACAGTTGTCTTGAATATTAAACTTGCTTGA
- a CDS encoding ABC transporter ATP-binding protein, whose translation MTKTIISTEKLCKSFSSGGIQQHVLKNLDISLLEGDFTIIMGSSGSGKTTLLYAMSGMDKPTLGEIDFAGKNLANLNNDQLAIFRRNNCGFVFQQIYLLDNMSVLDNVLASGLLVNKNKREIVKKAKDLLLQVGINENAWPKFPAQLSGGEAQRVGIVRALINSPRILFADEPTGALNSASSDSVLDVLTDVHRNGQSIVMVTHDLKTALRGNRILYLQDGVICGDLQLGAYSEQMNIERHEELKSFLAEMGW comes from the coding sequence ATGACAAAGACGATTATTAGTACGGAAAAGCTATGTAAAAGCTTTTCAAGTGGTGGAATACAACAACATGTTTTGAAAAATCTGGATATCAGTTTACTAGAAGGCGATTTTACAATCATAATGGGTAGTTCTGGATCTGGAAAAACCACTCTTCTTTACGCAATGAGTGGTATGGATAAACCAACATTGGGGGAAATCGACTTTGCCGGGAAAAATTTAGCAAACCTAAACAACGATCAACTAGCGATCTTTAGAAGAAATAATTGCGGGTTTGTTTTTCAACAAATCTATTTACTAGATAATATGAGCGTACTTGATAATGTTCTTGCAAGTGGTCTTTTAGTAAACAAGAATAAGCGTGAAATTGTAAAAAAAGCAAAAGACCTATTACTACAAGTAGGGATCAATGAAAATGCATGGCCTAAATTTCCGGCACAACTTTCTGGCGGTGAGGCACAACGGGTTGGAATTGTACGTGCATTGATCAACAGTCCAAGAATACTTTTTGCAGATGAACCAACCGGTGCTTTAAACTCTGCTTCTAGTGATAGTGTGTTAGATGTTCTAACAGATGTACATCGAAACGGCCAAAGTATTGTGATGGTCACTCATGACTTGAAAACAGCACTACGCGGAAATCGGATCTTATATTTGCAAGATGGAGTCATTTGTGGTGATTTACAGTTAGGTGCTTATAGCGAGCAAATGAATATAGAACGGCATGAAGAGCTCAAAAGTTTCCTGGCAGAAATGGGGTGGTAG
- a CDS encoding ABC transporter permease yields MHLAISNIKKSKSATVSLVIFIMVATLLLNIGLMVITQLNTFFDQKAEQLKDPHVTIVMNQANYNSTHEEFLANYSGIKETETEEIIHMNLANYKFGNGELTNSAVIYNADAKRKIGSYTLVEKINTSSTNDIFVPYSFKTVGGYELGDDFTITMQDKDYDYRVAGFFETTMMGTNNIGVMKFMLPENSYQSLVTELDNHSKWISISAVMKDRTNSAKLENDFIQDVRKTQGEKDTQYIFGINIEMVKSVNTLTINIIATILVAFAAIIVLVSLIVIKFRVSNNIEDGMANIGVLKSIGYTSGQILSSIILQYKLIALCASVIGIALSYTLMPLIGSIISTISGLIWTQNLDMVVNLISILFVTICVVIVTLVSAFRVRKILPVAALRGGIQTHSFRKNHIPLARAKGGLHFLLAIKSMLSNSKQNIMISLIVMALTFATVFSVVLYYNIASDKSAFVDLFGSEPANVYIAVKPDADTRELMSGIEHMENVRKVNIFDTIETRVDDQNVYTNVTNYYNQLENNIVYEGRQPKYENEISISWLISSQINKGIGDSVEVEYGNKTATFLVTGLSQSIGNSGQIGSLTMEGIQQLQPNYKGTTLYVYLDGISNKDFIQNVQKQYGNSIVETLDIDENIESQTSMYTAAVFAVMLMVLTINVLVVVMILYLVIKTMITKRKKEFGVMKAIGYSTIQLMNQISISFLPVIIIGVVIGGVLGILFTNPMLSVLLSSAGVKRLDFTMHIPSILFLCVGLLILAYIVSMLVSLKIKKISAYSLITE; encoded by the coding sequence ATGCATTTAGCAATATCAAATATTAAAAAAAGTAAATCTGCTACCGTTTCTTTAGTAATATTCATTATGGTGGCTACGCTGCTTCTTAATATTGGCCTAATGGTTATTACACAACTAAATACATTTTTTGACCAAAAAGCGGAACAATTAAAAGATCCTCATGTGACCATAGTGATGAATCAAGCAAATTATAATTCGACTCATGAAGAATTTTTGGCAAACTATTCTGGAATAAAAGAGACGGAAACAGAAGAGATTATCCATATGAACCTGGCTAATTATAAATTTGGCAATGGTGAGCTAACGAACAGTGCCGTTATCTATAATGCCGACGCTAAACGAAAGATTGGATCTTATACGTTAGTAGAAAAAATAAATACATCGAGCACCAATGATATTTTTGTTCCTTACAGCTTTAAAACCGTTGGAGGCTATGAATTAGGTGATGACTTCACCATCACAATGCAAGACAAGGATTATGACTATCGTGTTGCAGGATTCTTCGAAACAACCATGATGGGTACAAATAATATTGGTGTTATGAAATTTATGTTGCCGGAGAATTCTTATCAATCATTAGTTACTGAACTGGATAATCATTCGAAATGGATAAGTATTTCTGCAGTAATGAAAGATAGAACAAACTCTGCGAAATTAGAAAATGATTTCATCCAAGATGTAAGGAAAACACAAGGGGAGAAAGATACACAATACATTTTTGGTATAAATATAGAAATGGTTAAAAGTGTTAACACATTGACTATCAATATCATAGCTACAATATTAGTAGCCTTTGCAGCAATTATCGTACTTGTTTCACTCATTGTCATTAAGTTCCGGGTTTCCAATAATATTGAAGATGGAATGGCCAATATCGGCGTGCTAAAATCGATTGGCTATACAAGTGGGCAAATTCTTTCATCAATTATTCTTCAATATAAGCTTATTGCCCTTTGCGCGAGTGTAATCGGAATAGCATTGTCCTATACGCTCATGCCATTGATCGGAAGTATTATTTCTACCATATCCGGATTAATATGGACACAAAACCTTGATATGGTTGTTAACTTAATAAGTATTCTATTTGTGACGATTTGTGTTGTCATCGTAACATTAGTATCTGCCTTTCGTGTTCGAAAAATTTTGCCAGTTGCCGCACTTCGTGGAGGTATTCAAACTCACAGTTTCAGAAAAAACCATATTCCTTTGGCAAGAGCGAAAGGTGGTCTTCATTTTCTGCTTGCTATTAAGTCAATGCTTTCAAATTCGAAACAGAATATAATGATCAGTTTAATTGTGATGGCGTTAACTTTTGCCACAGTTTTCTCAGTCGTGCTGTATTACAACATTGCTTCAGACAAATCCGCATTTGTTGACTTATTCGGATCTGAACCTGCAAATGTCTATATAGCAGTCAAGCCAGATGCAGACACTAGAGAGCTGATGAGCGGTATTGAACATATGGAGAATGTTAGAAAAGTGAATATATTCGATACAATCGAGACGAGAGTTGATGATCAAAATGTCTACACAAATGTGACAAATTACTACAACCAGCTGGAGAATAATATCGTGTATGAAGGACGCCAGCCAAAATACGAAAATGAAATATCCATCTCTTGGTTAATATCAAGTCAAATCAATAAAGGAATTGGCGATTCGGTGGAAGTGGAATATGGGAATAAAACAGCTACTTTTCTAGTAACGGGTCTTAGTCAATCAATTGGTAATTCCGGACAGATTGGTTCATTAACAATGGAAGGTATTCAACAATTACAACCAAACTATAAAGGTACGACACTTTATGTATATTTAGACGGAATATCGAACAAGGACTTTATTCAGAATGTCCAAAAACAGTACGGTAATTCTATAGTTGAAACCTTAGATATCGATGAAAATATTGAAAGCCAAACAAGTATGTATACAGCTGCAGTATTTGCTGTTATGTTGATGGTTTTGACAATAAACGTTCTAGTTGTTGTCATGATTCTATATCTAGTTATTAAAACGATGATTACAAAACGCAAGAAAGAGTTTGGTGTAATGAAGGCAATAGGTTATTCAACGATTCAATTAATGAATCAAATTTCAATCAGTTTCCTGCCTGTAATCATTATAGGTGTTGTAATAGGTGGTGTATTAGGAATACTTTTCACTAATCCTATGTTATCCGTATTGCTTTCGAGTGCAGGGGTGAAACGTTTGGATTTTACAATGCATATACCAAGTATTCTATTTCTTTGTGTTGGGCTCCTTATTTTAGCCTACATTGTCTCAATGCTTGTATCTTTAAAGATAAAGAAAATTTCTGCTTATAGTTTAATTACAGAATAG
- a CDS encoding MarR family winged helix-turn-helix transcriptional regulator: MNRAEFIGESIDFIHRYTMKSLQKTAEEHGVTIPQIRVIADVYAHKTVSVKQLSQNLKMTQSTVSDIVERLIAKEFLVKTPNQKDKRIVDISLSPRLAEEMNDSISELTNQSLISVMKLLSPSEQETVENGMKLLVSAVKEKMIAEGMDNYDFIDILYFSEKDKRGK, encoded by the coding sequence ATGAATAGAGCAGAGTTTATTGGCGAATCCATTGATTTTATCCATCGCTATACGATGAAAAGTCTACAGAAAACAGCGGAGGAGCATGGAGTAACGATTCCTCAAATAAGGGTAATCGCTGATGTATATGCGCATAAAACTGTTAGCGTTAAGCAACTCTCTCAAAATTTGAAAATGACTCAAAGTACAGTTTCGGATATTGTTGAAAGACTGATTGCAAAAGAATTTCTAGTGAAAACGCCAAATCAAAAAGATAAAAGAATAGTAGATATTTCGTTATCTCCTAGATTAGCTGAAGAAATGAATGATAGTATTTCAGAATTGACAAATCAGTCATTGATTAGCGTAATGAAGCTTTTAAGTCCAAGTGAACAGGAAACAGTGGAGAATGGAATGAAATTATTAGTTTCAGCGGTTAAAGAAAAAATGATTGCTGAGGGTATGGATAACTATGATTTTATCGACATTTTGTACTTCTCAGAAAAGGACAAACGCGGAAAATAA
- a CDS encoding MMPL family transporter: MKKIIKGRWAIFSIWLIATILLTVIQPDINAILRQHGQEGTSSESPSVIAGDILAKMNTTEGTDNLIVFYNEQKISEEEMNQIGDTVESIRDSSSELGITEMIDPFSIPDAKSSLVSEDGTTIMVSYKLDKKGREIDDIKEQFESKLEGVPVEYYLSGEDFINNDYLKASQAGVEKSAALTVIFILVVLVIAFRSVVTPFISLVAVAFSYLVSMGIAAQLIDKAGFPITSLTQMLLVLILFGIGTDYNILLFNRFKEELANGHSVDDSIINTYKTAGKTIAYSILTVFIAFLALVFSESPIYKSGVVVVIGVTILLLEILTLTPFIMKVLGKKIFWPSKNVGGHKENKFWEKTSSFGTKHPILITVIIFIIILPMIFLHEEKLNFDTVGELGDNYPSSKAINLVADHFGKGQAMPATVVIEDNETLDNNDALATIDDITESLKALNGVKMVSSVTQPQGKQIEDFYVDSQMGSVTEGISQTQNGVDQIYNGLTEAQKGLESADFSQVNQMVDGTAKLQDGMTALTNGLKQIQAGINDGTNNPQTIYNGLAAIETNLSAMSSGIAALADSYEQMQAGYSELGTHYQDAAKALMGVKGALTQMQSMMAALGNSYTESNSDANYQALKQTIDGLSASLSQITPESMAALDQNYNSVTAGFTTANENLASLSEGLSQMTDGLKKLKTGLGQASSGIDTIVTNMNSVNSGLGEMKAGQQQLVAGLNGFGEFGEKLTDVNDGLEGISDGLEQTNGYLTQLNSNKTFFIPEEALTNEEFKKSLDAFMSEDRQITKMTIVLKDDPYSDEALETINQINDTLSNGLKGTILSDAKSGTVGTSATTNDMNDVLSRDLSRTTVIVIIGVLLVLFLVIRSFWTPIFITASLIGSYYTAMFIINFIFLNLLGYAGISSFVPFFSFIIIVALGVDYSIFLMMRFKEYPDLSPKEAIVLASKHTGGVIISAVIILGGTFATLMPAGIVLLTELAIAVITGLIVLCFILLPLFVPALIALPDALASFVSKGKKRD, encoded by the coding sequence TTGAAGAAGATCATAAAAGGACGATGGGCTATTTTTTCAATTTGGCTTATTGCGACAATTTTGTTAACAGTCATTCAGCCTGACATAAATGCAATATTACGACAGCATGGTCAGGAAGGTACGAGTAGTGAAAGTCCTTCTGTAATCGCAGGGGACATTTTAGCAAAAATGAATACTACGGAGGGTACAGATAATTTAATTGTATTTTACAATGAACAGAAAATCTCTGAAGAAGAAATGAACCAAATAGGGGATACGGTTGAATCAATACGCGATAGTAGCTCAGAGCTTGGGATTACCGAAATGATTGATCCCTTCAGTATACCAGATGCAAAAAGCTCTCTAGTTTCTGAAGATGGCACTACTATAATGGTGAGCTATAAGCTTGATAAAAAAGGGCGAGAAATCGACGACATTAAGGAACAGTTTGAGAGCAAACTAGAGGGTGTACCTGTTGAATACTATCTTAGTGGTGAAGATTTTATCAACAACGACTATTTAAAGGCATCCCAGGCAGGTGTTGAAAAAAGTGCTGCATTGACAGTAATTTTTATTTTAGTGGTTCTTGTCATAGCGTTTAGGTCGGTTGTTACACCTTTCATCTCTCTAGTGGCTGTTGCATTCTCTTATCTAGTTTCAATGGGGATTGCAGCACAATTAATCGATAAGGCAGGTTTCCCAATAACAAGTCTTACGCAAATGCTATTGGTACTGATACTTTTCGGGATTGGTACTGACTATAATATTCTTTTATTTAATCGATTTAAGGAAGAATTGGCGAACGGACACTCAGTAGATGATTCAATTATTAATACCTATAAAACAGCAGGTAAAACAATTGCCTACAGTATTCTTACGGTATTTATTGCATTCCTGGCTCTTGTTTTCTCAGAATCACCAATCTATAAGTCTGGTGTGGTTGTTGTGATTGGTGTAACCATACTATTACTGGAAATTTTGACTTTAACGCCGTTTATCATGAAAGTGCTAGGAAAGAAAATATTCTGGCCATCAAAAAATGTTGGGGGTCATAAAGAAAACAAATTCTGGGAAAAGACGTCTTCCTTCGGGACTAAGCATCCAATTCTCATCACGGTGATCATTTTTATCATTATTTTACCAATGATTTTCCTTCATGAAGAAAAGCTTAACTTCGATACCGTTGGTGAACTTGGAGACAATTACCCATCGTCCAAAGCTATTAATCTAGTAGCTGACCATTTCGGCAAAGGTCAGGCAATGCCTGCTACTGTAGTAATTGAGGATAATGAAACTCTTGATAATAATGACGCTCTGGCTACAATTGATGATATCACAGAAAGTTTGAAGGCTTTAAATGGAGTGAAGATGGTTTCTTCTGTTACTCAGCCTCAAGGTAAGCAAATTGAAGACTTTTATGTAGACAGTCAAATGGGAAGTGTGACTGAAGGAATTTCCCAAACTCAGAATGGGGTTGACCAAATTTATAATGGATTGACAGAAGCCCAAAAAGGACTGGAATCTGCAGACTTTTCCCAAGTAAATCAGATGGTTGATGGTACTGCAAAACTTCAAGATGGTATGACAGCCTTAACAAATGGACTAAAACAAATCCAAGCAGGAATAAATGATGGTACCAATAATCCCCAAACTATTTATAATGGGTTGGCTGCAATCGAAACGAATCTCTCAGCTATGAGTAGTGGGATAGCCGCATTAGCCGATAGCTATGAACAAATGCAGGCTGGTTATTCTGAACTGGGAACACATTATCAAGATGCAGCAAAGGCACTAATGGGAGTGAAAGGTGCACTTACCCAGATGCAATCTATGATGGCTGCATTAGGGAATAGTTATACAGAGTCTAATAGTGATGCGAATTACCAAGCTTTAAAGCAAACAATCGATGGGCTATCAGCATCGTTAAGTCAAATCACGCCAGAGAGTATGGCAGCATTAGACCAAAATTATAATTCGGTCACTGCAGGCTTTACAACTGCAAACGAAAATCTAGCTAGCTTAAGCGAAGGTTTGTCACAGATGACGGATGGCTTGAAAAAGTTAAAGACAGGACTTGGACAAGCATCTTCAGGGATTGACACAATTGTAACCAATATGAATTCAGTAAATTCTGGCCTTGGTGAAATGAAAGCTGGTCAGCAGCAACTAGTCGCAGGACTAAATGGTTTTGGTGAATTTGGCGAGAAATTAACAGATGTAAATGATGGGCTAGAAGGTATTTCGGATGGTCTTGAACAAACAAATGGTTATTTAACGCAGCTAAATTCGAATAAGACATTCTTTATCCCAGAAGAAGCTTTAACGAACGAAGAATTTAAAAAATCGTTGGACGCATTCATGTCTGAAGATCGCCAAATCACGAAAATGACGATTGTTTTAAAGGATGATCCATATTCAGACGAGGCTTTAGAGACAATAAATCAAATTAATGATACGCTTTCGAATGGATTAAAAGGAACTATTCTTTCGGATGCAAAAAGTGGTACAGTTGGAACGAGTGCGACAACGAATGATATGAACGATGTTTTATCAAGAGACTTGAGTAGAACTACTGTAATCGTTATTATTGGCGTATTGCTTGTTTTATTCTTGGTGATTCGTTCATTCTGGACGCCGATATTTATTACGGCATCACTTATAGGTTCATATTATACAGCGATGTTCATCATTAACTTTATTTTCCTAAATCTGTTGGGGTACGCTGGAATCTCTTCCTTTGTTCCATTCTTCTCATTTATCATTATTGTAGCCCTTGGAGTAGACTACAGCATCTTCTTAATGATGCGCTTTAAGGAATATCCTGATCTATCTCCAAAAGAAGCAATCGTTTTAGCTTCTAAGCATACAGGTGGTGTTATTATCTCGGCAGTGATTATACTAGGAGGTACCTTTGCCACATTGATGCCTGCTGGAATTGTACTGCTCACGGAGTTGGCAATTGCAGTAATTACAGGGCTGATAGTACTGTGCTTTATCTTACTACCACTCTTTGTTCCTGCGTTGATAGCTCTCCCTGATGCTCTAGCAAGCTTTGTTTCGAAGGGGAAAAAAAGAGATTGA